Within Abyssisolibacter fermentans, the genomic segment GTGAGTAGGAGTTTCATTTATATATATTATATATCTATTCTCTGTTTAAAATACCAACTCCAAGCTTTCTAGCCTTTCTTTTAATGAATTCATTATAGCTTTTTCTTCTTCTATACTATCAGCAGTATACGTTACAGAAAATCTAAGAAATGCCCCTGCATCATCCCAAGGGACAGTCGATATGAAGGCATTTTCTAATATATATTTAAATGCATCCATAGCGCTTGTGAATGTAATACCATTTTTAGTACCTTTAGGAATTGGTACATAACAATAAAAAGTTGACTTAGGTTTTTTAACCTTAAATCCGATTTGTTGTAGAACCTCAGTAAGCATATCAAGTCTTCTAGAGTATTTGATGCAGGTTTCTTTGGTTAATTCAGGATGCCCCAGAGCATATATACCAGCTTTTTGTATAGGTATAAATTGACCTGAGTCAGTATTGTTTTTAACCTTTGAATATAGATTTATTATTTCTTTATTACCCGCAGCAAATGCTAAACGCCAGCCAGTCATATTAAAAGCTTTACTTAAAGTATGAATTTCAATGCCTACTTCCTTAGCACCATCTACAGATAAAAAACTCAGAGGTTTTAACCCATCAAATACAAGCGGTGCATACGCAGCATCAGAAATCACTACAAATTCGTATTTATGTGCAAGTGAGACTATTTGATTATATAACTTAACA encodes:
- a CDS encoding LL-diaminopimelate aminotransferase gives rise to the protein MSFISKVTSDRLNNSKFSKYKFEEIKSLKKKLISMYPNKKIIDMGIGEPDNKADINIIDILSKEAVKTENRGYADNGIQEFKQAACKYLSNVYNLKNIDSNTEILHGIGTKSILSMLPLCFINPGDYSLVTTPGYPIIASHTKYLNGKVFNLPLYDYNDFYPNFNAVPEDILYKTKLLYINYPNNPTGQVPTVKLYNQIVSLAHKYEFVVISDAAYAPLVFDGLKPLSFLSVDGAKEVGIEIHTLSKAFNMTGWRLAFAAGNKEIINLYSKVKNNTDSGQFIPIQKAGIYALGHPELTKETCIKYSRRLDMLTEVLQQIGFKVKKPKSTFYCYVPIPKGTKNGITFTSAMDAFKYILENAFISTVPWDDAGAFLRFSVTYTADSIEEEKAIMNSLKERLESLELVF